One Deinococcus grandis DNA window includes the following coding sequences:
- a CDS encoding helix-turn-helix domain-containing protein — translation MPRTWMRLDDPHATRLVLNPDYAHLLGLLMTREWTAAGLARHLHRPLNATHHRLTRLRDAGLAVTRAEPRRGRPVQHYRAVSDAFLIPYHRTTLGSLEDLIGLHEDTFNAVFHRAVVQAGLPLVQREEDIAVRLYTTPGGTRMDITPRAGSFDLLDLLRDDAPALTANWGTLHLTREDAKALQRDLQALLNHYGARGGPDAYLYRLNLAPAD, via the coding sequence ATGCCGCGAACCTGGATGCGCCTGGACGACCCGCATGCCACCCGGCTCGTCCTGAATCCCGACTACGCGCACCTGCTGGGTCTGCTGATGACCCGCGAGTGGACCGCCGCGGGGCTCGCCCGGCACCTGCACCGCCCGCTGAACGCCACGCATCACCGCCTCACGCGGTTGCGGGACGCCGGGCTGGCCGTCACGCGCGCCGAGCCCCGCCGGGGCCGCCCCGTGCAGCACTACCGCGCGGTGTCCGACGCGTTCCTGATCCCCTATCACCGCACCACGCTGGGCAGCCTGGAGGACCTGATCGGCCTGCACGAGGACACCTTCAATGCGGTCTTCCACCGCGCGGTCGTGCAGGCGGGCCTGCCGCTCGTGCAGCGCGAGGAGGACATCGCCGTGCGGCTGTACACCACGCCCGGCGGCACCCGCATGGACATCACCCCCCGCGCCGGGAGCTTCGACCTGCTGGACCTGCTGCGCGACGACGCCCCGGCCCTGACCGCCAACTGGGGCACCCTCCACCTGACCCGCGAGGACGCCAAGGCCCTGCAACGCGACCTGCAGGCGCTGCTGAACCACTACGGCGCGCGCGGCGGTCCCGACGCGTACCTGTACCGCCTGAATCTCGCCCCGGCAGATTGA
- a CDS encoding cytochrome P450, protein MTSPLAALSPEQQRVQATVQALWHPDIARDPYPAYEAVRALDPLGVVSPAGWGAAFATSHALNSAVLRSPAARSGALISQVPADTASIRLLQPMMLFHNGPSHARLRGLVQAAFTPRVVAEQRDLIRAQVHALLDALPTDREVDLVAGLAAPLPARVIMHMLGLRGEDEAKFIRWTQSVADLLAGETSSPELMARLEADATEMRAYFRTLADDLRAHPQPGLLSALAAAEDGGERLSSDELLANAVLLLAAGHETTSNLIPGALLELHRQPDAWAALVARPDHPNVPDELLRVVSPVQLDGRTLEGTVTLPTSGGQTVTLSAGTHVQTMLAAANRDPDVFPHPDRIDWDRPNSARHLAFAAGAHYCLGAPLARLEIAEVFAALATRFPALRVTDPQPPFKANLVLRGPKELRVQLG, encoded by the coding sequence ATGACCAGCCCCCTGGCAGCCCTCAGCCCCGAGCAGCAGCGTGTGCAGGCGACCGTGCAGGCTCTGTGGCACCCGGACATCGCCCGCGACCCGTACCCGGCGTACGAGGCCGTCCGCGCACTCGACCCCCTGGGCGTGGTCAGCCCGGCCGGGTGGGGCGCGGCGTTCGCCACGTCGCACGCCCTGAACAGCGCGGTGCTGCGCTCCCCGGCGGCGCGCAGCGGGGCGCTCATCTCACAGGTCCCGGCCGACACGGCCAGCATCCGGCTGCTGCAACCCATGATGCTGTTCCACAACGGCCCGTCGCACGCGCGGCTGCGGGGCCTGGTGCAGGCCGCGTTCACGCCGCGCGTCGTGGCCGAGCAGCGCGACCTGATCCGCGCGCAGGTGCACGCCCTGCTGGACGCCCTGCCCACGGACCGGGAGGTGGATCTGGTGGCCGGGCTGGCCGCGCCGCTGCCCGCGCGCGTGATCATGCACATGCTGGGCCTGCGCGGCGAGGACGAGGCGAAATTCATCCGCTGGACCCAGAGCGTCGCCGACCTGCTCGCCGGGGAGACGAGCAGCCCCGAACTGATGGCCCGCCTGGAAGCGGACGCCACCGAGATGCGCGCGTACTTCCGCACGCTGGCGGACGACCTGCGCGCCCACCCGCAGCCGGGCCTCCTGAGCGCCCTGGCCGCCGCTGAGGACGGCGGGGAACGCCTCAGCAGCGACGAACTCCTCGCGAACGCCGTCCTGCTGCTCGCGGCGGGGCACGAGACGACCAGCAACCTGATCCCCGGCGCGCTGCTCGAACTGCACCGCCAGCCGGACGCCTGGGCGGCGCTGGTCGCCCGCCCGGACCACCCGAACGTCCCCGACGAACTCCTGCGCGTCGTGTCCCCCGTGCAGCTCGACGGGCGCACCCTGGAAGGCACCGTCACGCTCCCCACGAGCGGAGGCCAGACGGTCACGCTGAGCGCGGGCACACACGTGCAGACCATGCTCGCCGCCGCGAATCGCGACCCCGACGTCTTCCCCCACCCCGACCGCATCGACTGGGACCGCCCGAACAGCGCCCGGCACCTCGCGTTCGCGGCGGGCGCGCACTACTGCCTGGGCGCGCCCCTCGCCCGCCTGGAAATCGCGGAGGTCTTCGCGGCCCTCGCCACCCGCTTCCCCGCCCTGCGCGTCACCGACCCGCAGCCCCCGTTCAAGGCGAACCTCGTCCTGCGCGGCCCGAAAGAACTGCGCGTGCAGCTGGGCTGA
- a CDS encoding alpha/beta fold hydrolase: protein MTRTHVISTPTGAVQTHALATRAAGRPTLVLLSGMGVPASSWFTAQDDPHLAGMMREPVFLGPGVNDLTGVLAYDRAGQGSSAPPAGPRGLDDAVAELEAVLGTCASGPVVLLGHSLGGLVAFEFARRDPARVAGLVLLDSSHPAQARRLDAVRTPGQRAAQRELEQEIREGHPERWDFAQVFTGEREVVGALAELPLLVVSRGQPFLPEYLTLDERDPFTPTQAGAFTRGWAALQAELAAASTRSRHVVAAGSGHYPHFDEPRLVLRELRAFLAPL from the coding sequence ATGACCCGAACCCACGTGATCTCCACGCCGACCGGAGCGGTGCAGACGCACGCCCTGGCGACGCGCGCTGCCGGGCGGCCCACGCTGGTGCTCCTGAGCGGTATGGGCGTCCCCGCCTCCTCGTGGTTCACGGCGCAGGACGATCCCCACCTGGCCGGCATGATGCGCGAGCCCGTCTTCCTGGGGCCGGGCGTGAACGACCTGACCGGCGTGCTCGCCTATGACCGGGCGGGGCAGGGCAGCAGCGCGCCTCCGGCTGGCCCCCGGGGTCTGGACGACGCCGTGGCGGAACTGGAGGCGGTGCTCGGCACCTGCGCGTCCGGCCCGGTCGTGCTGCTGGGGCACTCGCTGGGCGGGCTCGTCGCGTTCGAGTTCGCGCGGCGCGACCCGGCGCGGGTGGCGGGACTGGTCCTGCTCGACAGTTCCCACCCCGCTCAGGCGCGGCGGCTGGACGCGGTCCGCACGCCGGGCCAGCGGGCGGCGCAACGTGAACTGGAGCAGGAGATCCGCGAGGGACACCCGGAACGCTGGGACTTCGCACAGGTGTTCACCGGGGAACGCGAGGTGGTGGGGGCCCTGGCGGAGCTGCCGCTGCTGGTCGTCTCGCGCGGGCAGCCGTTCCTCCCGGAGTACCTCACCCTCGACGAGCGTGACCCGTTCACGCCCACGCAGGCCGGGGCATTCACGCGCGGGTGGGCGGCCCTGCAGGCGGAACTGGCCGCCGCCTCCACCCGCAGCCGTCACGTGGTGGCGGCCGGGAGCGGGCACTACCCGCACTTTGATGAGCCCCGGCTGGTCCTGCGGGAACTGCGGGCGTTCCTCGCGCCGCTGTAA
- a CDS encoding class I SAM-dependent methyltransferase, which produces MTDAGNGSGQGGAHAGVSMYYAQDREHDRLTRGLGLIEFTRTLELLSLLLPPCPAVIADIGAGTGVYARELLTAGYEVHALDATPGHVARLRVDPTLDRLRSVTLGDARTLPYADGSVDAALLLGPLYHLTDPRDRARALAEAARVLRPGGVVLAAAITRAADIAGDFTKDEDALDEAYARPIREHTYRTGVHRNPEQRRGHFTDAYFHHPHELEGELSGAGFRDVSVYAVEGPAALLRDPDAAMRDPQRREGILRALRLTERDPALLGISPHLLAAGVRRG; this is translated from the coding sequence ATGACGGACGCAGGGAACGGCAGCGGTCAGGGCGGCGCGCACGCGGGTGTCAGCATGTACTACGCGCAGGACCGCGAGCATGACCGCCTGACGCGCGGGCTGGGCCTGATCGAGTTCACCCGGACCCTGGAACTGCTGAGCCTGCTGCTCCCCCCCTGCCCCGCCGTGATCGCGGACATCGGCGCGGGGACCGGCGTGTATGCGCGGGAACTGCTGACTGCCGGGTACGAGGTGCACGCGCTGGACGCCACGCCGGGGCACGTGGCGCGCCTGCGGGTGGACCCCACCCTGGACCGCCTGAGGTCCGTGACGCTGGGGGACGCCCGCACGCTGCCCTACGCGGACGGCAGTGTGGACGCGGCGCTGCTGCTGGGGCCGCTGTACCACCTGACCGACCCGCGCGACCGGGCCCGCGCGCTGGCGGAAGCGGCGCGCGTCCTGCGGCCCGGCGGGGTGGTGCTGGCCGCCGCGATCACCCGCGCCGCCGACATCGCCGGGGACTTCACGAAAGACGAGGACGCGCTGGACGAGGCGTACGCCCGGCCCATCCGCGAGCACACCTACCGCACCGGCGTGCACCGCAACCCCGAACAGCGGCGCGGGCACTTCACGGACGCGTACTTCCACCACCCCCACGAACTGGAAGGCGAACTGAGCGGCGCGGGCTTCCGGGACGTGAGCGTGTACGCCGTCGAGGGCCCGGCCGCGCTGCTGCGCGACCCGGACGCCGCCATGCGCGACCCGCAGCGGCGCGAGGGCATCCTGCGCGCCCTGCGCCTGACTGAACGCGACCCGGCGCTGCTGGGCATCAGCCCGCACCTGCTGGCGGCGGGTGTCAGGAGAGGCTGA
- a CDS encoding class I SAM-dependent methyltransferase, which translates to MTTEPLKPHSREWYARLARELGGYRHPWARVLEGPDPELTFDALLMERLGPGVRVPAVRVLEAGCGHGPDAARFASRVGRWAAFDAVPELVAQARGNAPHADVHEWTAKGEVPSGLRGPFDLIVSRRGPTSVILRLPELAAPGAEFLYVGPRLDVPQVPDRLAAVGWEVRGEWRVSVRARVPTRQDWVTRCEWMTEPERVPEWDAHAGPDGLPYREERYVVLASKRS; encoded by the coding sequence ATGACCACCGAACCGCTGAAGCCGCATTCCCGGGAGTGGTACGCGCGTCTGGCGCGGGAGCTGGGCGGGTACCGTCACCCGTGGGCGCGGGTGCTGGAAGGCCCGGACCCGGAGTTGACCTTCGACGCGCTGCTCATGGAACGGCTGGGGCCGGGTGTGCGGGTGCCAGCGGTCAGGGTACTGGAGGCCGGGTGCGGGCACGGACCGGACGCGGCGCGATTCGCGTCAAGGGTGGGGCGCTGGGCGGCGTTCGACGCGGTGCCGGAACTGGTGGCGCAGGCCCGCGGGAACGCCCCGCACGCGGACGTTCACGAGTGGACCGCGAAGGGCGAGGTGCCCTCCGGACTGCGTGGTCCGTTCGACCTGATCGTGTCGCGCCGGGGGCCGACGTCGGTGATCCTGCGCCTGCCGGAACTCGCGGCGCCGGGCGCGGAGTTCCTGTACGTCGGGCCGCGCCTGGACGTCCCGCAGGTACCCGATCGGCTGGCGGCGGTGGGCTGGGAGGTGCGGGGCGAGTGGCGGGTCAGCGTGCGGGCGCGCGTGCCCACGCGGCAGGACTGGGTGACGCGCTGCGAGTGGATGACCGAGCCGGAGCGGGTGCCCGAATGGGACGCGCACGCCGGGCCGGACGGCCTCCCCTACCGCGAGGAACGCTACGTGGTGCTGGCCTCAAAGCGGTCATAG
- the truA gene encoding tRNA pseudouridine(38-40) synthase TruA: MTEPADPRPDYQPPAGHRRLHLTAAWDGAPFAGWQSQPGVPSVQDTLHAAFAALGAAAFRPVAAGRTDAGVHAEAMPAHVDVPDTFRVPTAKLARALNAHLPPTVAVLHAAEAPAGFHARFSCTERQYVYRLLAHPQRHPLWHGRALHVPHPLDAAAMNAAAAALTGTHDFAAFATQEDRQTVRELRVLCVQPGPLIWEIHVHGESFLRHMVRGLVGTLLLAGQGRLSPDQAAEILHSRQRSQAGANVPAHGLSFTGARYDRFEASTT, encoded by the coding sequence ATGACCGAGCCTGCCGACCCGCGACCGGACTACCAGCCGCCCGCCGGGCACCGCCGCCTCCACCTGACCGCCGCGTGGGACGGCGCGCCCTTCGCCGGGTGGCAGTCCCAGCCGGGCGTGCCGAGCGTGCAGGACACCCTCCACGCCGCGTTCGCGGCGCTGGGCGCGGCGGCGTTCCGCCCGGTCGCGGCAGGCCGCACCGACGCCGGGGTGCACGCCGAGGCCATGCCCGCCCACGTGGACGTCCCCGACACCTTCCGGGTGCCCACCGCGAAACTCGCCCGCGCGCTGAACGCTCACCTGCCCCCCACGGTGGCCGTCCTGCACGCCGCCGAGGCACCCGCCGGGTTCCACGCGCGCTTCTCCTGCACCGAACGGCAGTACGTGTACCGCCTGCTGGCCCACCCGCAACGGCACCCGCTGTGGCACGGGCGCGCCCTGCACGTCCCCCACCCGCTGGACGCGGCCGCCATGAACGCCGCCGCCGCCGCGCTGACCGGCACGCACGACTTCGCCGCGTTCGCCACGCAGGAGGACCGCCAGACGGTGCGCGAACTGCGAGTGCTGTGCGTGCAGCCCGGCCCCTTGATCTGGGAGATCCACGTGCACGGCGAGAGCTTCCTGCGGCACATGGTGCGCGGACTGGTCGGCACCCTGCTGCTGGCCGGACAGGGCCGCCTGAGTCCCGATCAGGCCGCCGAGATCCTGCACTCGCGGCAGCGGTCCCAGGCGGGCGCGAACGTCCCCGCGCACGGGCTGTCCTTCACTGGGGCGCGCTATGACCGCTTTGAGGCCAGCACCACGTAG
- a CDS encoding LysM peptidoglycan-binding domain-containing protein encodes MGVRMRGGASWGRAALLGAVLTAGLTGVAGAGSYRVKAGDTLSGIAVRTGVSVAALRAANPRLKSSDAVQAGWVLTVPTSSAPRAAAAPVKAGTYTVRAGDTLSGIAVRTGVSVASLRAANPRLKTADAVQAGWVLTVPISSAPRAAAPVKAGTYTVRDGENLTVIARRFGLSVTQLVNANPQYRGGKAMWAGAKLIIPPRTATASRAVTVRVTGSRPGRWAWPLPGYHAISSDYGERVLDEGPEMHYGVDIVAPHGTPVRAARSGRVLESRADFERGWGWTVVLEHPDGWITRYAHLSATLVKPGELVVQGQPVGRVGNTGRSTGTHLHFGTYLRWDPRDPLSLY; translated from the coding sequence ATGGGCGTGCGGATGCGGGGCGGGGCGAGCTGGGGCCGGGCGGCGCTGCTGGGCGCGGTGCTGACGGCAGGACTGACGGGCGTGGCGGGCGCCGGGTCGTACCGCGTGAAGGCCGGGGACACCCTGAGCGGGATCGCCGTGCGGACGGGGGTCAGCGTGGCGGCCCTGCGGGCCGCGAATCCACGCCTGAAGTCCTCGGACGCCGTGCAGGCCGGGTGGGTGCTGACGGTCCCCACCTCCTCTGCCCCCCGTGCCGCTGCTGCGCCCGTGAAGGCCGGGACGTACACCGTGCGGGCCGGGGACACCCTGAGCGGGATCGCCGTGCGGACGGGGGTCAGCGTGGCGAGCCTGCGGGCCGCGAATCCACGCCTGAAGACCGCGGACGCCGTGCAGGCCGGGTGGGTGCTGACGGTGCCCATCTCCTCCGCCCCGCGGGCCGCTGCGCCCGTGAAGGCGGGCACGTACACCGTCCGGGACGGCGAGAACCTCACGGTGATCGCGCGCCGTTTCGGGCTGAGCGTCACGCAGCTCGTGAACGCCAACCCGCAGTACCGGGGCGGGAAGGCCATGTGGGCCGGGGCGAAACTGATCATTCCGCCGCGCACCGCGACGGCCTCGCGCGCGGTGACCGTCCGGGTGACCGGCAGCCGACCGGGCCGCTGGGCGTGGCCGCTGCCCGGCTACCACGCGATCAGCAGCGATTACGGCGAGCGCGTGCTGGACGAGGGTCCCGAGATGCACTACGGGGTGGATATCGTCGCGCCGCACGGCACGCCGGTCCGCGCGGCGCGTTCGGGCCGGGTGCTGGAATCCCGCGCGGACTTCGAGCGGGGCTGGGGCTGGACGGTCGTGCTGGAACACCCGGACGGCTGGATCACCCGGTACGCGCACCTGAGCGCCACGCTCGTGAAACCCGGGGAGCTGGTCGTGCAGGGGCAGCCGGTCGGGCGGGTGGGGAACACGGGCCGCAGCACGGGCACGCACCTGCACTTCGGCACGTACCTCCGCTGGGATCCGCGCGACCCGCTGAGCCTGTACTGA
- a CDS encoding antibiotic biosynthesis monooxygenase encodes MQVQYAEGKGEAARAALHAFLNALPEYPGFLGAELLLSPAQLELTLVASRWADEVPPVPLPDGVRAWVFQVQASR; translated from the coding sequence ATGCAGGTGCAGTACGCCGAGGGGAAGGGGGAGGCGGCCCGCGCGGCCCTGCACGCCTTCCTGAACGCCCTGCCCGAGTACCCGGGATTCCTGGGGGCGGAGCTGCTTCTCTCCCCCGCCCAGCTGGAGTTGACGCTGGTGGCGAGCCGCTGGGCGGACGAGGTGCCGCCCGTGCCGCTGCCCGACGGCGTGCGCGCCTGGGTGTTCCAGGTGCAGGCGAGCCGGTAG
- a CDS encoding SRPBCC family protein — protein sequence MPSRSFELSVDLPVPGAEVLAFLLDLRRHVGLHALMVSAQPVGSGVDGRGRPWTDWVVTDTLPLGPWRVPLRYPARLTAGNGKVWSEVRAALGTRLTVHWQVADRPGGGSRLTEVTTVTAPRVTLGFAVGQARAAHEATFARLPGVLAAP from the coding sequence GTGCCGTCCCGTTCGTTCGAGCTGAGTGTGGACCTGCCCGTGCCGGGGGCGGAGGTGCTGGCGTTCCTGCTGGATCTGCGGCGGCATGTGGGGCTGCACGCGCTGATGGTGTCGGCGCAGCCGGTGGGGTCGGGCGTGGACGGGCGGGGCCGCCCGTGGACGGACTGGGTGGTCACGGACACGCTGCCGCTGGGGCCGTGGCGCGTGCCGCTGCGGTATCCGGCGCGCCTGACGGCAGGGAACGGGAAGGTGTGGTCGGAGGTGCGCGCGGCGCTGGGCACGCGCCTGACCGTGCACTGGCAGGTGGCGGACCGGCCGGGCGGCGGGTCGCGGTTGACCGAGGTGACGACCGTGACCGCGCCCCGGGTGACGCTGGGGTTCGCGGTGGGGCAGGCGCGCGCGGCGCACGAGGCGACGTTCGCGCGCCTGCCGGGCGTCCTGGCCGCGCCGTGA